The Culex quinquefasciatus strain JHB chromosome 2, VPISU_Cqui_1.0_pri_paternal, whole genome shotgun sequence genome contains the following window.
tcgtgtagaatcgccacgtcacgaagaagccgtccagtgctttgatctgccgtaggtcctggattttgaccgacccacgatcgaagtacaggaggtacaatgtgtacgtacctgtcaccgttgtcgatttcgagagcaccttaacctctcgaggcttaaccttgacgcccgacaggtgttcttccaggtcggagatcgggcggtccggatatccctgaaggacgatcttcactgggaccttctctgctgggtcaaatgtgaagaatttgaagtttcgcaacttcaacttcttcactaccaagtcgaaattctgtttttatgcgtaatcacttgcaccgaagttttactaattttaaggcaatattggagtccctcaagcaactcgtcaacatcgtccgccaacgtatccaaaacaaaaattggaggtggtcgtcgttccttcggagagttacactttttctgctttccttgcttgcgcgcaagttcatcatcgtcatcgtcgtcgccagcactgctgctgtcactggcggtgttgttttcttctccactcagcatctcaaattcgttgctggtgggaacgttggaagtggttgttgtcgtagtgctggtggactgctgctgctgctgctgctggtcggaagtacttccggatgcccgggtcgattgtctcgtccgtactggggactcacgtggacggtatgacacgtgtaaaaaagaaggatcggtgacgtcaccgggcacgctccgtgcgcgatggcggtcgatgcggcgttggtatgtttacctttctgcactctgccggtagatgaacttcgcgggtttttcgaggccgcactcgaactgcctcggccacggccggcccttggcatgctggagcagcaaactcgcgggtaaacactgttaattacggcgaaaaaatcgaaaagtttgaggagctccgaacagttgactgttgctggctggtgttgccagtcccgatgaaaaaaaacggatttacaaacaaataatttctaAAGATCGATCCTCCTTTAAGGCCTGGTCAGTTAAAAATTCGtgctataaataaaaaaaactttaaatttcagaaaaacgcaatttttaccgatataatattttgatttactgtcacttttttttttgcttgtttttttatatttactgatataaaacaataccattatcatttaaattgtaaagaaaTGCTTTTTTTGCATACACAGCCAAAGTTAGTCCCAGAAAATTAgactaaaaaaaatggcaaaaacgtGAATAGTTAAAACAAATGCCCTCCTAAATACGAGGAAAAataatagttgaaaaaaaaaatgaatttgagcattttttttagttcatgcCTAAGAATCAAAGGAATGTTCCTTAATTCGAGTACATGAGTTTGATACGATAGGTCCACGTCTTCTTCTTCCCCCTGGTGATTCTATGAAATGTACAATCTGTCTCGGCAGTAGGCCGGGACGCTTCAAGGAGTGTAGTACATTTCGgagttctcgaaagtactgcaagaTTCAACTTGAAGCGTATTCTAACCACAAGTACtgcccggatgctttcttcggactggttgcgctaatttgattagattataattttaaacataGCCCCTCATATTTGGGGTTCGGGCTCAGTACTCCAAGGGCAAAATTTACTCATTTGTTTTAAGCCTAGAATCAgacctttaaatatttttttcctcctTCATTTTTTTCGCAGCTTGTGGGCCCCCTTCCACGTGGTCACGTTCAACACGATCGTGTTCCTGCTGGCGATGGCCCACCTCAAGGCGGTCCTGCTCGACCCGGGCACCGTGCCGCTGCCCCAGACGCGCATCGACTTTTCCGACCTGCACTCGGAGCGAAACTACAACCGCGAGCACGAGGAGTGGACGGTTTGCACGCGGTGCGAGACGTACCGGCCTCCACGGGCTCACCACTGCCGGATCTGCAAGCGGTGCATCCGCCGGATGGACCACCACTGTCCGTGGATTAACAACTGCGTGGGCGAGCGCAACCAGAAGTACTTTTTGCAGTTTCTGATGTACGTCTGCGCGCTGGCGCTGTACTCGATCTTCCTGATCATCGCGTCGTGGGTGTACCCGTGCGAGAACTGCACGACGACGGTGCCGGAAACGCAGAGCCGGATGTTGCACagcgtgctgctgctgctggagtcGGCGCTGTTTGGGCTGTTTGTGATTGCGATCATGGTGGACCAGATGCACGCGATTCTGTACGACGAGACGGCCGTTGAGGCGGTTCAGCAGAAGGGACCGTACCGGAGTCATCGGCCGAAGATGGCGCTGCTGGCGGAGGTTTGCGGCCGTGGGCATCCGGTCATGTGGATGTTCCCGTGTGCCAGTCTGAATCGGAAGCTCCACGATGTGCCGCTGCTGAGCCATGACGTTTAAGAGGGGTCGTTTGAGGTAGGAGGTAGAACAGAGAATTGTACTCGATTTTGTGTTCCCGCGCGCTCCGTGTTACAAGTATCATGTTTCGTTGCTTTTTCGAACGCGTTTCTGGTCACGCAGCAGGAGCCAGCAAAGAAAGGATTCGACCGTAAATCGGTGACAACTTAAAGAGTATATATATTTAGTATGTATGTATTAGTCATTTATGGAAACAAAAACGGGAGGGGGTGTTGGGGTAGAAAAGCTAGATAAATATTTACGGCTTCCGGTGCACTgcggaaaagtaaaaaaaaaactcagagtAATGCCGAAGCTAATGCGTATCGAGGTGGGGTTGTCTTCCTTcgagtcgtttttttttttttggttttaacggTAATCGTGCCAGGTGCGCCAAGTTGTAAAAGATTTTATTTCGACAGCCAGCATTAATACTATGATTAGTAAGCCAATTCGTTGCAACAATCGATTGAGAAAGATAACAACAAACTTTGCATGTTAATGTGCTTTGAATATCAAAATcgagttaaaaaaatagtttcagtaaCTAAGAACAATTGAACAAATGACGTACAAAATGTGAACCACACTGTATTTAAAACCGTAGTCAGACCAACAAATCAAACtactaaaattaaagaaaatatttcacGCAAAAAACTCAtacaaacaaactttggtttctt
Protein-coding sequences here:
- the LOC6034887 gene encoding palmitoyltransferase ZDHHC3-A, with product MGFVKDPCGIVCVLVTYLAVIYADYVVTRWIILQTMQNSLWAPFHVVTFNTIVFLLAMAHLKAVLLDPGTVPLPQTRIDFSDLHSERNYNREHEEWTVCTRCETYRPPRAHHCRICKRCIRRMDHHCPWINNCVGERNQKYFLQFLMYVCALALYSIFLIIASWVYPCENCTTTVPETQSRMLHSVLLLLESALFGLFVIAIMVDQMHAILYDETAVEAVQQKGPYRSHRPKMALLAEVCGRGHPVMWMFPCASLNRKLHDVPLLSHDV